Proteins from a genomic interval of Candidatus Acidulodesulfobacterium ferriphilum:
- a CDS encoding MFS transporter: MALNNNNDNTYETAPASTKRLLIAILSTIALADFGLGLNTVVLPLYAKSLGASIITIGLIIAAFGLARILVNIPVSIISKKLKSQYIHIGMLFIFLGAAGYLLSTAYYQLFIFRFLEGFGSGIINTSSMIILTKHLYRDEKRGKVLSRYMIARRLSMGSAPFLGAIVAYEFTDKTAFLLYTVIMLIGLIIAFYNKKFLNNIKIPETADKFASEPDGNTNEPENKERKVSKGYFKKYSALLYDLNFIALCFLTFSFFFSRIGSRRELVPLVGVSVMNLNKASIGLLISISAVIGVVLTYYSDRVINIMGVKKSIITSFIISAAGVLSFIIFKNLFTFGASIILISAGGGFSGPARNLYLMDSVDKNHYDEAIGIYRTLSDLGFVLGPFAVGAVFDYFNFISAYSLVALVIIVATIIFGLFAKSYDNKPPMWLNSGLNE; this comes from the coding sequence ATGGCATTAAATAATAATAACGATAACACCTACGAAACAGCCCCCGCTTCGACAAAAAGGCTTTTAATTGCCATTCTTTCTACGATTGCCCTTGCAGACTTCGGATTAGGATTAAACACGGTCGTTCTCCCCCTCTATGCAAAAAGTTTAGGCGCCAGCATAATTACAATCGGATTAATAATAGCCGCTTTCGGACTCGCCCGTATATTGGTAAATATACCTGTAAGCATAATAAGCAAAAAACTTAAATCCCAATACATTCATATAGGAATGCTGTTTATTTTTCTGGGCGCCGCCGGCTACCTCCTCTCAACGGCATATTACCAGTTATTTATTTTTAGATTTTTGGAAGGTTTTGGTTCAGGCATTATAAATACTTCTTCAATGATAATTCTTACCAAACATCTTTACAGGGATGAAAAAAGAGGGAAGGTTTTAAGCAGATATATGATAGCAAGAAGGCTTTCAATGGGTTCCGCCCCTTTCCTTGGAGCTATTGTCGCATATGAGTTTACCGACAAAACAGCCTTTTTGCTTTATACGGTAATTATGCTTATAGGACTAATAATAGCTTTTTACAACAAAAAATTCTTAAATAACATAAAAATACCTGAAACTGCGGATAAATTTGCAAGCGAACCGGATGGAAATACAAATGAACCGGAAAACAAGGAGCGTAAGGTAAGTAAAGGATATTTTAAAAAATATTCCGCCCTTCTATATGACTTAAATTTTATAGCCCTCTGTTTCCTAACCTTCTCTTTTTTCTTTTCGAGGATAGGCTCGAGAAGGGAGCTGGTGCCTCTCGTGGGCGTCAGCGTAATGAATTTAAACAAGGCAAGCATAGGTCTTCTTATTTCTATATCCGCTGTGATAGGAGTGGTGCTCACATACTATTCCGATAGAGTAATAAACATAATGGGAGTAAAAAAATCTATCATAACATCCTTCATTATAAGCGCGGCCGGCGTGCTAAGCTTTATTATTTTCAAAAACCTGTTCACATTCGGCGCTTCTATCATACTTATAAGCGCGGGCGGCGGTTTTTCGGGGCCGGCAAGAAATCTATATCTTATGGATAGCGTCGATAAAAATCATTATGACGAGGCAATAGGAATTTACAGAACATTGAGCGATTTAGGGTTTGTTTTAGGGCCGTTTGCCGTAGGCGCCGTATTTGATTACTTCAATTTTATATCGGCTTACAGCTTAGTCGCCCTCGTCATTATCGTAGCGACAATAATATTTGGTCTTTTTGCAAAATCATACGATAATAAACCGCCGATGTGGCTTAATTCCGGATTAAACGAGTGA
- a CDS encoding universal stress protein: MLNTALYAINFGDFYYENLDCFANYSKLGLKEIVLAHVIDPALFQHSLYSVYKKEDEEKIKRLAEIKLKDIKKDLEKLGFGVRYVIRTGNIAGEIADEAKNENIDFVVLDKKAGIKSRGFLSFYGSPLYDILIKVDKPVLIMKRVLFHASGIIKNDEKMNCKNLFADVVFATDFSEFSLRALPFINKVPADIIKMFTILYVIDEKAVKNLKPEEIKNYEKNLAEKAEDAVRGLGYRFTKEKSNLEVIVRKGVPCKEITDFMIGTRKKLLILGHKGKDKEKLAEILFGSTAERVVNALPCSILIVK; encoded by the coding sequence ATGCTTAACACCGCGCTTTACGCCATAAATTTCGGCGATTTCTATTACGAAAATCTCGACTGTTTTGCGAATTATTCGAAGCTCGGCTTAAAAGAAATCGTACTCGCCCATGTCATCGATCCCGCCCTTTTTCAGCACAGCCTTTATTCCGTTTATAAAAAAGAGGATGAGGAAAAGATAAAGAGACTTGCGGAAATTAAACTTAAGGATATAAAAAAAGACCTCGAGAAATTGGGATTCGGCGTTCGCTATGTGATAAGAACCGGTAATATAGCAGGTGAAATTGCGGATGAGGCAAAAAATGAAAATATAGACTTCGTCGTTCTCGATAAAAAGGCCGGCATTAAGTCCAGAGGCTTTCTTTCATTTTACGGCTCGCCGCTATATGACATTTTAATTAAAGTCGATAAGCCGGTACTTATTATGAAAAGAGTTTTGTTTCACGCATCGGGTATTATAAAAAACGATGAAAAAATGAATTGCAAAAATCTTTTTGCGGATGTCGTCTTTGCTACCGATTTTTCGGAGTTTTCGCTCAGGGCTTTGCCGTTCATAAATAAAGTGCCTGCCGATATAATCAAGATGTTCACGATTTTATATGTTATCGACGAAAAGGCGGTAAAGAATTTAAAGCCGGAAGAAATAAAGAATTACGAAAAAAATCTGGCAGAAAAGGCAGAGGATGCCGTCCGCGGATTAGGCTACCGTTTTACGAAGGAAAAATCCAATCTTGAGGTGATTGTCAGGAAGGGTGTTCCATGCAAAGAGATAACGGATTTCATGATAGGGACGAGAAAAAAACTTTTAATTTTGGGACATAAGGGAAAGGATAAAGAAAAATTAGCCGAAATACTTTTCGGCAGTACCGCCGAAAGAGTGGTAAACGCACTGCCCTGTTCGATTCTTATCGTCAAATAA
- a CDS encoding BrnT family toxin, with protein sequence MDKIIKQLLFNCAGFEWDENNKYKNSVKHQVHYIECEEAFFNEPLIVYFDKKHSEKETRFYLLGHTNMSRSLFIVFTVRNNKIRVISARDMNKKEKEIYKNYEKNS encoded by the coding sequence ATGGATAAAATAATTAAACAACTTTTGTTTAACTGTGCAGGTTTTGAATGGGACGAAAATAATAAATATAAAAATAGCGTAAAGCATCAAGTACATTATATAGAATGCGAAGAAGCGTTTTTTAATGAGCCTTTAATTGTTTATTTCGACAAAAAACATTCCGAAAAAGAAACAAGGTTTTATCTGTTGGGACATACGAACATGAGCAGGTCGTTATTTATCGTTTTTACCGTGAGAAATAATAAAATAAGAGTAATTTCTGCAAGAGATATGAATAAAAAAGAAAAGGAGATATATAAAAATTATGAAAAAAATTCCTAA
- a CDS encoding prepilin-type N-terminal cleavage/methylation domain-containing protein, translated as MIMKTLNGIKKNKGGFTLIELVMTILLIGILSIGLYEVVMWGISDYLQNENYLHSNNSMTYAISALRRNLENAAKPSGYIRPAAKAYCKLKHKINPDKNQNLPIVIANLSSQTTSCGSSATPCNEVAFYKYITGTANQEQELVVFCVNPNNNALYKEVTTTNGTTSYPVADYISGINF; from the coding sequence ATGATAATGAAGACTTTGAATGGTATTAAGAAAAATAAGGGCGGGTTTACCCTTATCGAACTGGTTATGACGATACTTCTTATCGGCATCCTGTCGATAGGGTTGTACGAAGTCGTAATGTGGGGAATAAGCGACTATTTACAGAACGAAAATTATCTTCATTCGAATAATTCTATGACTTACGCAATATCGGCGCTCAGGAGGAATTTGGAAAATGCGGCTAAGCCGTCAGGATATATAAGACCTGCGGCTAAGGCTTATTGTAAATTGAAACATAAAATTAATCCGGACAAGAACCAAAACCTGCCTATCGTAATAGCTAATTTATCGAGTCAGACGACATCTTGCGGTTCTTCCGCCACCCCGTGCAACGAGGTTGCTTTTTATAAATATATAACCGGAACCGCAAACCAAGAGCAAGAGCTTGTGGTGTTTTGCGTGAATCCAAATAATAACGCATTATATAAAGAGGTAACTACGACTAATGGAACGACATCGTATCCCGTTGCGGATTATATTAGCGGCATTAATTTTTAG
- a CDS encoding GIY-YIG nuclease family protein — MKKYYVYILSSKRNGTLYTGVTSDIIKRVYEHKQNVVEGFTKKYNIHVLVWYEIHDSAESAINREKQIKKWKRTWKLRLIEKDNPEWIDLYESIC; from the coding sequence ATGAAAAAATATTATGTTTATATTCTGAGCAGTAAACGTAACGGCACTTTATATACAGGCGTTACTTCGGATATTATTAAAAGGGTTTATGAACATAAACAAAATGTAGTCGAAGGCTTTACAAAGAAATATAACATCCATGTATTAGTTTGGTATGAGATACACGATTCCGCAGAATCGGCTATTAATAGAGAAAAACAGATAAAGAAATGGAAGAGGACATGGAAATTAAGATTAATTGAAAAAGACAACCCCGAATGGATAGATTTATATGAAAGCATATGTTAA